The following proteins come from a genomic window of Flavobacterium eburneipallidum:
- a CDS encoding NAD(P)-dependent oxidoreductase has protein sequence MKIAIIGATGFVGSAILTELANRNHEITAIARNPKESLNAKWIAADIFNVDSLTEILKGNDVVVNAYNPGWSNPNIYNDAIAGAKAIQEAVKKSGVKRFITIGGAGSLYLTPTLQLIDTPEFPKEIFDGANAARHYLEIIKEEKDLDWAFFSPAIEMHQGTKTGRTGKYRLGLENPIFNEEQRSILSVEDLAVVIADEIETPKHHQVRFTAAY, from the coding sequence ATGAAAATCGCAATTATTGGAGCCACAGGATTTGTAGGCTCGGCAATTCTAACTGAATTAGCAAACAGAAACCACGAAATTACTGCCATTGCAAGAAACCCAAAAGAATCATTAAATGCAAAATGGATTGCAGCAGACATCTTTAATGTAGATTCTTTAACAGAAATTCTAAAAGGAAACGATGTTGTTGTGAATGCTTACAACCCTGGTTGGAGCAATCCAAATATCTATAATGATGCTATTGCTGGCGCAAAAGCCATTCAGGAAGCAGTGAAAAAATCAGGAGTAAAACGTTTTATCACTATTGGCGGTGCGGGAAGTTTGTACCTCACACCAACCCTACAATTAATTGATACGCCTGAATTTCCAAAAGAAATATTTGACGGAGCTAATGCCGCAAGACATTATTTGGAAATAATCAAAGAAGAAAAAGACTTGGATTGGGCATTTTTCAGCCCAGCTATAGAAATGCACCAAGGAACAAAAACAGGTAGAACAGGAAAATACCGTTTGGGATTAGAAAATCCTATTTTTAATGAGGAACAACGAAGTATTTTATCTGTTGAAGATTTAGCCGTTGTGATTGCTGACGAAATAGAAACTCCAAAACACCATCAAGTTCGCTTTACAGCTGCTTATTAA
- a CDS encoding Rrf2 family transcriptional regulator: MISGKFAITVHILTLLSKFPEEYLSSEFIAGSMNMNPVLVRKEIANLKKNNIVESKEGKNGGTKLLKSASTISLEAIFKMTFDSVTLGYSKNTPNPNCPVGKKINQNLENLYDDINEKISLQLKGISLEDFSNQF, from the coding sequence ATGATTTCAGGTAAATTTGCAATAACCGTTCACATCCTTACACTGCTCTCTAAATTTCCAGAGGAGTATTTATCTTCTGAATTTATAGCAGGAAGTATGAACATGAATCCTGTTTTGGTCAGAAAAGAAATTGCCAACCTGAAGAAAAATAATATTGTAGAAAGCAAAGAAGGCAAAAATGGAGGGACAAAATTATTGAAATCAGCCTCCACTATTTCTTTGGAAGCTATTTTCAAAATGACTTTTGATTCTGTAACATTGGGTTATTCAAAAAATACACCCAATCCTAATTGTCCTGTTGGAAAAAAAATTAATCAAAATTTAGAAAACTTATATGATGACATCAATGAAAAAATTAGTTTGCAATTGAAAGGCATTTCATTGGAAGATTTTTCGAATCAATTTTAA
- a CDS encoding AEC family transporter, protein MYNIILIFVCLLLGVLLQKVKRLPVNTYKLLNDIVIYFCLPALALYYIPKIQLDTHLLYPIAVTWISFTVSILFFSFLGNKYGWSRKLTGCLIMTAGFSNTSFLGFPIIQALYGEEGLKMAILVDQPGTFVVLSTLGVIVATVYSTGSPNGLQIAKKILFFPPFIAFLLACCMNVFHFDFHEYIQFSLQKVGSVMTPLAMISVGLQLHFDRKSKHFKFLRLGLLYKLILTPAIIYLLYVVILDQHSQMIQVSVMEAAMAPMISSSIIAAAHGLKPRLCSMMIGFGIPLSFITLVFWYFVANTI, encoded by the coding sequence ATGTATAACATTATTCTAATCTTCGTTTGTTTATTGCTTGGAGTCCTTTTACAGAAAGTAAAACGCTTGCCAGTCAATACCTATAAACTGTTGAATGATATCGTTATCTATTTTTGTCTTCCTGCATTAGCACTTTATTACATTCCAAAGATTCAATTAGACACGCATTTGTTGTATCCAATAGCTGTAACTTGGATTAGTTTTACGGTATCAATTTTGTTTTTTAGTTTTTTAGGAAATAAATACGGATGGTCTAGAAAACTGACGGGATGCCTTATTATGACTGCGGGTTTTAGCAATACTTCCTTTTTAGGTTTTCCCATTATTCAGGCTTTGTATGGTGAAGAAGGATTGAAAATGGCTATTCTGGTGGATCAGCCTGGTACATTTGTAGTACTTTCTACTTTGGGAGTTATTGTAGCAACAGTATATTCTACAGGAAGTCCAAACGGATTGCAAATAGCTAAAAAAATACTATTCTTTCCACCATTCATTGCGTTTCTTTTGGCTTGTTGTATGAATGTATTTCATTTTGATTTCCACGAATATATTCAGTTTAGTTTGCAGAAAGTTGGTAGTGTAATGACGCCATTAGCAATGATTTCGGTGGGATTGCAATTGCATTTTGATCGAAAAAGCAAGCATTTCAAATTTTTAAGATTAGGACTTTTGTATAAATTAATCCTAACTCCAGCAATAATTTACCTGTTGTATGTTGTGATTTTAGATCAGCATTCGCAAATGATTCAAGTATCGGTTATGGAAGCGGCAATGGCACCCATGATTTCGTCCAGTATTATTGCTGCTGCTCATGGTCTCAAACCCCGATTGTGTAGTATGATGATTGGATTTGGAATTCCCCTTTCTTTTATCACTTTGGTATTTTGGTATTTTGTTGCCAATACTATTTAA
- a CDS encoding MFS transporter, producing the protein MSTSAETLTKNNETPLVQKTVYSILFSIAFAHLLNDLMQVVIPSTYPLLKEKFNLSFTQIGLITFVFQLTASILQPFIGFYTDKKPKPYSLVFGMIFTVVGLTFLSLSTAFWMLLISVAFVGIGSSIFHPEASRVAFLGSGGKRGLAQSIFQLGGNAGSAIGPLLVALIVAPHGQSYIIWFVIAGVLGMLILSRIAVWYQNHLQLRASKKVVLEEETIHLSKRKVNISLAILLFLIFSKFIYMASMSNYFTFYLMNKFGLSIQDSQFYLFGFLASVAAGTLIGGPLGDHFGRKYIIWISILGAAPFTLLLPYANLFWTGVLAVIIGVIIASAFSAILVFAQELMPGKVGMISGLFFGFAFGIAGIGSALLGYLADHTSIEYVYKITSFLPLIGVMTYFLPDMKKKK; encoded by the coding sequence ATGAGCACTTCAGCCGAAACTTTGACCAAAAATAACGAGACTCCTTTAGTTCAAAAAACAGTTTATTCCATATTGTTTTCAATAGCATTTGCACATTTGTTAAACGACTTGATGCAAGTGGTTATTCCTTCTACTTATCCTTTATTGAAAGAAAAATTTAATCTTTCATTCACTCAAATTGGGTTGATAACCTTTGTTTTTCAATTGACCGCTTCGATATTGCAGCCTTTCATTGGTTTTTATACCGATAAAAAGCCAAAGCCCTATTCATTGGTATTTGGAATGATTTTTACGGTTGTCGGCTTGACTTTTTTATCACTTTCGACTGCTTTTTGGATGTTGTTGATATCGGTTGCTTTTGTCGGGATTGGTTCATCCATATTCCATCCCGAAGCTTCTCGTGTTGCTTTTTTGGGTTCGGGAGGAAAACGAGGTTTGGCACAATCTATTTTTCAATTAGGAGGAAATGCGGGCAGTGCCATTGGGCCATTATTAGTGGCTTTGATTGTGGCTCCTCACGGGCAATCGTATATTATTTGGTTTGTGATTGCTGGTGTTTTGGGAATGCTAATTTTGTCAAGAATTGCAGTTTGGTATCAAAATCATTTGCAATTGCGTGCTTCCAAAAAAGTAGTTTTAGAAGAAGAAACCATTCATTTATCTAAACGAAAAGTAAATATTTCTTTGGCTATTCTCTTGTTCTTAATCTTTTCGAAGTTTATTTATATGGCAAGTATGTCCAATTATTTTACTTTTTATCTGATGAATAAATTTGGATTAAGCATCCAAGATTCTCAATTTTATTTATTTGGTTTTCTTGCATCGGTTGCGGCAGGAACATTAATTGGAGGCCCTTTGGGAGATCATTTTGGAAGAAAATATATTATTTGGATTTCTATTCTAGGAGCAGCGCCTTTTACTTTATTGCTACCCTATGCCAATTTGTTTTGGACGGGAGTTTTAGCTGTAATTATTGGTGTTATTATAGCATCGGCATTTTCGGCAATTTTGGTTTTTGCACAAGAATTAATGCCTGGTAAAGTTGGGATGATTTCTGGATTGTTCTTTGGTTTTGCCTTTGGAATTGCAGGAATAGGTTCGGCACTTTTGGGGTATTTAGCCGATCATACCAGTATTGAATATGTCTATAAAATCACCTCTTTTTTGCCATTAATTGGTGTGATGACCTATTTTTTACCCGATATGAAGAAGAAAAAATAG
- a CDS encoding peroxiredoxin, whose translation MATLRLGDIAPDFTAETTLGTIHFHEWLGDSWGVLFSHPSDFTPVCTTELGTVANYYPEFVKRNTKVIALSVDGLDSHLEWIKDINETQNTTVNFPIIADEDKKVANLYDMLHPNASDKFTVRSVFIIGADKKIKLTLTYPASTGRNFDELLRVIDSLQLTANYSVATPANWKDGQDVVISPAIKDEDIPAKFPKGFEKIKYYLRMTPQPNK comes from the coding sequence ATGGCAACACTACGATTAGGAGATATAGCTCCAGATTTTACAGCAGAAACAACACTTGGAACAATACATTTTCACGAATGGTTAGGCGATTCTTGGGGCGTTTTATTTTCGCATCCATCCGATTTTACACCCGTTTGTACCACCGAATTAGGAACTGTGGCGAATTACTATCCTGAATTTGTGAAGAGAAACACAAAAGTTATTGCATTAAGCGTTGATGGATTAGACTCACATTTGGAATGGATAAAAGACATTAATGAAACTCAAAATACGACGGTAAATTTCCCAATCATTGCTGACGAAGATAAAAAAGTAGCCAATTTGTATGATATGCTTCATCCAAATGCCAGTGATAAATTCACGGTGCGTTCGGTTTTTATTATTGGAGCCGACAAGAAAATCAAATTGACTTTGACGTATCCAGCTTCAACTGGTAGAAATTTTGACGAATTACTACGTGTGATTGATAGTTTGCAATTAACTGCGAATTACAGTGTAGCAACGCCAGCCAACTGGAAAGACGGACAAGATGTAGTAATTTCGCCAGCAATAAAAGACGAAGATATTCCAGCAAAATTCCCAAAAGGTTTCGAAAAAATTAAATATTATTTGAGAATGACACCACAGCCTAATAAATAA
- a CDS encoding helix-turn-helix domain-containing protein: MNINLIKTESDYNQALERLEVIFDAKRGTEEGDELELLGMLIDQYENEHFPIDLPDPIEAIKFRMEQMGYNQNDLAKIIGFKSRASEILNRKRKLSLEMIRQLHDALNIPTDVLIQTY; this comes from the coding sequence ATGAACATCAATCTTATAAAAACAGAAAGCGATTATAATCAAGCATTGGAAAGACTTGAGGTAATTTTTGATGCAAAAAGAGGAACAGAAGAAGGAGACGAATTAGAACTTTTAGGAATGCTGATTGACCAATATGAAAACGAACATTTTCCAATCGATCTTCCTGACCCAATTGAAGCTATAAAATTTAGAATGGAACAAATGGGATATAATCAAAACGATTTGGCAAAAATTATAGGCTTCAAAAGTCGAGCAAGTGAAATTCTAAACCGAAAAAGAAAATTATCATTAGAAATGATTAGACAATTACACGATGCCTTAAATATTCCGACTGATGTTTTGATTCAGACTTACTAG
- a CDS encoding type II toxin-antitoxin system HigB family toxin: protein MRIVAKKILRDFWEKHEDCEQQLKSWFREAEKAEWENPNQIKEEYPSASILNNNRVIFNIKGNNYRLIVKISYEYQMVWIRFIGTHAEYDKINSNTI, encoded by the coding sequence TTGAGAATAGTTGCGAAAAAAATATTGAGAGATTTTTGGGAAAAACACGAAGATTGTGAACAACAATTAAAATCGTGGTTTCGTGAAGCAGAAAAAGCGGAATGGGAAAATCCAAACCAAATAAAAGAAGAATATCCAAGCGCAAGTATCTTAAATAACAACCGAGTAATTTTCAATATAAAAGGAAACAATTACAGGTTAATAGTAAAAATAAGTTACGAATACCAAATGGTTTGGATACGATTTATTGGAACTCACGCAGAATATGACAAAATTAATTCAAACACCATTTAG
- the nudK gene encoding GDP-mannose pyrophosphatase NudK, which yields MKDPKISIQKTELLSDNWYLLNKVTFDYQEENSPVETHTREVYDRGNGAAILLYNPKEKTVILTRQFRLPSYLNGNKSGMMIEVCAGLLDQDNPEQCIIRETEEETGYRISTVQKVFETYMSPGAVTEILYLFVSEYNASMKVTEGGGLDTEQEHIEVMELPFDKAFGMIATGEIKDAKTVMLLQYAKINGLV from the coding sequence ATGAAAGACCCGAAAATAAGCATCCAAAAAACCGAATTACTTTCAGACAATTGGTATCTCTTAAACAAAGTAACTTTCGATTATCAAGAAGAAAACAGTCCTGTAGAAACGCACACCCGCGAAGTATATGACCGAGGAAACGGAGCGGCTATTTTGCTTTACAACCCGAAAGAGAAAACTGTGATTTTAACCCGTCAGTTTCGATTGCCTTCTTACCTTAACGGAAATAAATCCGGAATGATGATTGAAGTTTGCGCCGGACTTTTGGATCAGGACAATCCAGAACAATGTATCATCAGAGAAACGGAAGAAGAAACCGGTTATCGCATTTCAACCGTTCAAAAAGTCTTTGAAACTTATATGTCACCGGGTGCTGTGACTGAAATTCTGTATTTATTTGTTAGCGAATATAACGCTTCCATGAAAGTAACCGAAGGTGGCGGACTCGATACCGAACAAGAACATATTGAAGTAATGGAACTTCCTTTTGACAAAGCTTTTGGAATGATAGCAACAGGAGAAATCAAAGATGCCAAAACTGTAATGCTGTTGCAATATGCTAAAATAAATGGATTGGTTTAG
- a CDS encoding T9SS type B sorting domain-containing protein: MKKQIRLRVLQLLITLSISSVYANNSVLATPPPTVSSPVYLCQNKPTVPLTATPSTGGTLNWYVFQTGGTALTSAPTPNTTTAGSTTYYVTQTIGGIESTPRTPIVVNIVADNGATATTFICDPSQATTPNSLFFDWSHVAGRAGNSYDYKYSIQGGTEVFGNTSLSSFEVMGLLPGQTATFTILTVLGLPCYEAQELKCSLPCITTTTPTFTTFPTTYCINDTPTLPTVSTNTPAILGTWNPPVINTTAMGTNTYTFTPDPTLFPCATTTSINITVAPIEPSFTNITLCEGDVPPNLDTTSPNGITGTWSPATIDNTLSGTYVFTPTAGQDCTPSDKSIMVTVNPSNAISNLNWTVSNAFVDNQIVTITEPLGANYLYQLDDGPFQTSTVFENVALGTHSITVKDTNGCSEFTNNSVLIINYPKFFTPNADTYNDTWNIYGLKDQLNPRIYIYDLYGKNLTQISPKGLGWDGTYNGHPMPATDYWFTVEYVEQDTVKKFKSHFALKR; the protein is encoded by the coding sequence ATGAAAAAACAAATCAGATTACGTGTTCTTCAACTTTTGATTACCCTATCCATTTCAAGCGTTTATGCTAATAATTCAGTTCTTGCAACCCCACCACCAACTGTTAGCTCTCCCGTCTATTTATGTCAAAACAAACCAACAGTACCACTAACTGCCACACCATCTACAGGAGGAACACTGAATTGGTATGTATTTCAAACAGGAGGAACTGCTTTAACCAGTGCGCCAACCCCTAACACAACAACAGCTGGCTCGACAACTTATTATGTGACGCAAACTATCGGTGGAATAGAAAGTACTCCTCGCACTCCAATTGTTGTAAATATTGTGGCCGATAATGGAGCTACAGCCACCACATTCATTTGCGATCCAAGCCAAGCTACAACTCCGAATTCATTGTTTTTTGATTGGTCACACGTAGCTGGTCGTGCGGGCAATTCTTATGATTACAAATATTCCATTCAAGGTGGCACTGAAGTTTTTGGCAACACTAGCTTAAGTTCTTTTGAAGTTATGGGCTTATTACCTGGACAAACAGCCACTTTTACCATATTGACCGTTCTAGGATTGCCTTGTTACGAAGCACAAGAACTAAAATGTTCTTTACCCTGTATTACTACCACAACTCCAACATTTACAACATTCCCAACCACTTATTGTATAAATGATACTCCTACTCTACCTACAGTCTCAACAAACACCCCTGCAATTCTTGGTACTTGGAACCCTCCAGTTATAAACACAACTGCAATGGGAACAAACACTTATACTTTCACACCTGATCCTACATTATTTCCCTGTGCAACTACAACATCAATAAATATAACTGTTGCTCCAATTGAACCCAGTTTTACAAACATCACTCTTTGTGAAGGTGATGTACCTCCCAATTTAGATACCACATCGCCAAACGGTATCACAGGAACATGGTCGCCAGCAACAATTGACAACACCCTAAGTGGAACTTATGTTTTTACGCCAACTGCTGGTCAAGATTGTACACCATCAGACAAATCGATAATGGTTACTGTAAATCCTTCGAATGCCATTAGCAATTTAAACTGGACAGTATCGAATGCTTTTGTCGATAACCAAATCGTTACCATTACCGAACCTTTGGGAGCGAATTATTTATACCAACTCGATGATGGTCCGTTTCAAACCAGTACTGTATTTGAAAATGTAGCGTTAGGAACACATTCGATTACCGTAAAAGACACTAATGGCTGTAGTGAATTCACAAACAATTCTGTACTAATTATCAATTACCCCAAATTTTTCACTCCAAATGCAGATACCTATAACGACACTTGGAATATTTATGGTTTGAAAGACCAGCTTAATCCAAGAATTTACATCTATGATCTTTATGGAAAAAACCTAACGCAAATTAGCCCAAAAGGATTAGGATGGGACGGAACATACAACGGACACCCGATGCCTGCCACCGATTATTGGTTTACTGTAGAATACGTAGAACAAGATACTGTGAAAAAATTCAAATCGCATTTTGCTTTGAAAAGGTAA
- the secDF gene encoding protein translocase subunit SecDF gives MQNKGLIKFFAILFALVSIYQLSFTFVSNKVKSDAKTFANGNPDKEIKYLDSIGKESVFSLGFTDFTFNEVKDKQINKGLDLEGGINVILQISVKDVLKGLSNNSKNPVFNKSLADATANQKGNQTYIDAFFEAFETNSKGTVKLASPDIFANRNLQGEGGIDFQMTDAQAQKVIRKKVDESVDSAFGVLRKRIDKFGVTQPNIQKLGESGRILVELPGAKDVDRIKKLLQSTAQLEFWETYKIDEVGNFLMAANEALKKTEINKVETKTTPKDSISALLTTGKDSASTKKGNNPILDKIIGQGGGPILGLFSPKDTATVGGYLRRADIRVLLAADQRYAKFVWGKPTTIKDEKGKDIEAVELYALKGNKNNASSMSGGVVTDAQDSFDQMNKPAVSMSMSGAGARKWEELTRKVALTKGAIAIVLDNVVYSAPNVNEAISGGNSIISGNFTLLETADLANVLRAGKLPAAADIIQSEVVGPSLGQEAIDNGTNSALLGLLIVSLWMMVYYGKAGWYANIALAVNLLFLFGILASIGAVLTLPGIAGIVLTMGTAVDANIIIYERAKEELRAGKTLQEAISASYSWKGAMRSIVDANVTHVLTGAVLFIFGSGPIKGFATTLLIGIVTSLFTSIFIARIFLDWSASKNSTISFVTGFSKNMFTNFNYDFLGAKKFTYAFSTIVTIVSVVSLCTNGLDQGVDFVGGRTFQVRFEKTVEPEVIKEDLVKVFGTVEAKVFGNDNQLKITTKFKVEENGSKADEEINKLLFDNLKQHYSAGMTYEKFVNAYDGKKLGILQASKVGPTVAEDIKTNAYWAVLGAMAIVFLYLMISFRKWQYSLGAIAAIAHDVIFVLGIYSLCYKFMPFGMEIDQHFIAAILTVIGYSMNDTVIVFDRVREYLGGKAKGNFNSIVNQSINSTMSRTINTSLTMILVLLIMFVFGGESIRGFIFAMLVGIVVGTYSSLFIATPVLCDTISEAEHKRIEEEHNA, from the coding sequence ATGCAGAATAAAGGACTTATTAAATTTTTCGCAATTCTATTTGCATTGGTAAGTATTTACCAACTTTCTTTCACTTTTGTTTCCAATAAAGTAAAAAGTGATGCAAAAACTTTTGCAAATGGAAACCCAGACAAAGAAATTAAATACCTAGACTCAATAGGTAAAGAAAGTGTATTCAGTCTTGGCTTTACCGATTTCACTTTCAACGAAGTAAAAGACAAACAAATCAACAAAGGTCTTGACTTGGAAGGTGGTATTAACGTAATTCTACAAATCTCTGTTAAAGACGTTTTGAAAGGATTGTCTAATAATTCTAAAAACCCAGTTTTCAACAAATCTTTGGCTGACGCTACTGCCAATCAAAAAGGAAACCAAACTTATATTGATGCTTTTTTCGAAGCGTTTGAAACGAATTCTAAAGGAACAGTAAAACTGGCTTCTCCTGATATTTTTGCTAACAGAAATTTGCAAGGCGAAGGTGGTATTGATTTTCAAATGACCGATGCTCAAGCACAAAAAGTAATCAGAAAAAAAGTTGACGAATCAGTTGATAGTGCTTTTGGAGTATTGAGAAAGCGTATTGACAAATTTGGAGTAACTCAACCTAACATCCAAAAATTAGGAGAATCTGGAAGAATTCTTGTAGAACTTCCTGGAGCAAAAGATGTAGATAGGATTAAAAAATTATTACAAAGTACAGCTCAATTAGAATTTTGGGAAACGTATAAAATTGATGAAGTTGGTAACTTTTTAATGGCAGCCAACGAAGCATTGAAAAAAACCGAAATCAACAAAGTAGAAACTAAAACTACTCCTAAAGATTCAATAAGCGCTTTATTGACTACTGGAAAAGATTCTGCCTCAACTAAAAAAGGAAACAATCCAATTCTTGATAAAATTATTGGACAAGGTGGTGGACCAATTTTAGGTTTATTTTCACCAAAAGATACCGCTACTGTAGGTGGATATTTAAGAAGAGCAGACATCAGAGTTTTATTGGCTGCGGATCAACGTTATGCTAAATTTGTGTGGGGGAAACCAACAACTATAAAAGATGAGAAAGGCAAAGATATTGAAGCTGTTGAATTATATGCTTTAAAAGGAAATAAAAACAACGCCTCTTCTATGAGTGGTGGTGTCGTTACTGATGCTCAAGATTCATTTGACCAGATGAATAAACCAGCCGTTTCTATGTCGATGAGTGGTGCTGGAGCAAGAAAATGGGAAGAGCTTACTAGAAAAGTAGCTTTGACAAAAGGAGCTATTGCTATTGTTTTGGATAATGTTGTTTATTCAGCTCCAAATGTAAACGAAGCTATTTCTGGTGGAAATTCAATCATTTCAGGAAATTTTACCCTTTTAGAAACTGCCGATTTAGCTAACGTATTAAGAGCAGGTAAACTTCCAGCAGCTGCGGATATTATTCAATCAGAAGTAGTAGGACCATCCCTTGGTCAAGAAGCTATTGATAACGGAACTAATTCAGCACTTTTAGGATTGCTTATCGTTTCACTTTGGATGATGGTGTATTACGGAAAAGCAGGTTGGTATGCTAACATTGCCTTGGCGGTTAACTTATTGTTCTTATTTGGAATTTTAGCTAGTATTGGTGCAGTTCTTACCTTACCAGGTATTGCTGGTATTGTTTTAACCATGGGAACAGCAGTTGATGCAAATATTATTATATACGAAAGAGCTAAAGAAGAATTGCGCGCTGGTAAAACATTGCAAGAAGCGATTAGTGCTTCATACAGTTGGAAAGGTGCTATGCGTTCTATTGTTGATGCTAACGTTACTCACGTTTTGACAGGAGCAGTATTGTTCATCTTTGGTTCAGGACCAATCAAAGGTTTTGCAACTACCTTGTTAATTGGTATTGTTACCTCTTTGTTTACTTCTATTTTTATCGCAAGAATATTTTTAGACTGGAGTGCTAGCAAAAATAGTACGATATCATTTGTTACTGGTTTTTCTAAAAATATGTTCACCAATTTCAATTACGATTTCCTTGGCGCCAAGAAATTCACCTACGCATTCTCTACAATTGTTACCATCGTGAGTGTTGTTTCATTGTGTACCAATGGACTAGATCAAGGGGTTGATTTTGTTGGAGGTAGAACCTTCCAAGTACGTTTTGAAAAAACGGTTGAACCAGAAGTTATAAAAGAAGATTTAGTAAAAGTTTTTGGTACTGTTGAAGCTAAAGTTTTTGGTAACGACAATCAATTAAAAATCACAACTAAATTCAAAGTAGAAGAAAACGGCAGTAAAGCTGACGAAGAAATAAACAAATTACTATTTGATAATTTGAAACAACATTACAGTGCTGGAATGACTTACGAAAAATTTGTAAATGCTTATGACGGAAAAAAACTAGGTATTTTACAAGCCTCAAAAGTAGGACCAACTGTTGCAGAGGATATTAAAACCAATGCTTATTGGGCGGTTCTTGGAGCTATGGCTATTGTATTTTTATACTTGATGATTAGTTTCAGAAAATGGCAATACAGTTTAGGTGCGATTGCAGCAATTGCTCACGACGTTATCTTTGTATTAGGAATTTACTCTTTGTGTTACAAATTCATGCCTTTTGGAATGGAGATTGACCAACACTTTATTGCAGCGATTCTTACTGTAATTGGATACTCTATGAATGATACTGTAATTGTATTTGACAGAGTTCGTGAATATTTAGGTGGAAAAGCAAAAGGTAACTTCAACAGCATCGTGAATCAATCTATTAATAGTACGATGTCAAGAACTATCAATACTTCATTAACAATGATTCTAGTATTGTTGATAATGTTCGTTTTTGGTGGAGAATCAATCCGTGGATTTATCTTCGCTATGTTAGTAGGTATCGTTGTAGGAACTTATTCCTCATTATTTATCGCCACTCCTGTTTTGTGTGATACCATTTCTGAAGCAGAACACAAAAGAATTGAAGAAGAACACAATGCTTAA
- the mdh gene encoding malate dehydrogenase — translation MKVTVVGAGNVGASCADAISYRGIASEVVLLDIREGFAEGKAMDIMQCATNTGFNTRVSGVTNDYSKTANSDVVVITSGIPRKPGMTREELIGINAGIVKSVADNVLTHSPNAIIVVVSNPMDTMTYLTLKATGLPKNRIIGMGGALDSSRFRYYLSLALDKPSNDVSAMVIGGHGDTTMIPLTRLASYNGIPVSEFLSEEELAKVAAATMVGGATLTGLLGTSAWYAPGASVAYLVDSILNDQKKMIACSVFVEGEYGQNDICIGVPCIIGKNGVEQIVDIALNDTEKAAFAKSADAVRNMNADLKTILG, via the coding sequence ATGAAAGTTACAGTTGTAGGAGCAGGAAACGTAGGTGCATCTTGTGCAGATGCAATTTCATACAGAGGAATTGCAAGTGAAGTAGTTTTATTGGACATAAGAGAAGGTTTTGCCGAAGGTAAGGCCATGGATATTATGCAATGTGCTACAAACACTGGTTTCAACACTAGAGTTTCTGGTGTTACGAATGATTATTCAAAAACAGCCAACAGTGATGTAGTCGTAATTACATCTGGAATTCCAAGAAAACCAGGCATGACTCGTGAAGAGCTAATTGGTATCAATGCCGGAATTGTAAAGTCTGTAGCTGATAATGTTTTAACACACTCTCCTAATGCAATTATTGTTGTGGTTTCAAACCCTATGGACACGATGACTTATTTGACATTAAAAGCCACAGGTTTGCCAAAAAACAGAATTATCGGAATGGGTGGAGCTTTGGACAGTTCTCGCTTCAGATATTATTTATCATTAGCTTTAGACAAACCATCCAATGATGTTTCTGCTATGGTTATTGGTGGTCATGGAGATACAACTATGATTCCTTTAACACGATTAGCCTCTTATAACGGAATTCCTGTTTCTGAATTTTTATCAGAAGAAGAATTGGCTAAAGTAGCCGCTGCCACTATGGTTGGTGGAGCTACATTGACTGGACTTTTAGGAACTTCTGCTTGGTATGCGCCAGGAGCTTCTGTTGCTTATTTAGTAGATAGTATCCTGAATGACCAAAAGAAAATGATTGCTTGTTCTGTTTTTGTCGAAGGCGAATACGGTCAAAACGATATTTGTATTGGAGTTCCTTGTATCATCGGAAAAAACGGAGTAGAACAAATTGTTGATATTGCTTTGAACGATACTGAAAAAGCAGCTTTTGCAAAAAGTGCAGATGCCGTTAGAAATATGAATGCCGATTTGAAAACAATTTTAGGATAA